AACTGGACCAGGCCAAGGTAGGCGTGCGCCAGTATAAGCGCTCCGGCTAAAAGCGGGATAAGATACAAAAACTGATCCAGCTGTCCGTTGGAGCCGGAACCCTTAGCTTTCATCTCATCTGGCAACAGATTTATTTCAATCATAGTTTTTACCGCCTTAACGCCAGGCCGATAGCCACGGCTAACTGGCCGGCCAGCGGCCGGACTTTGTCAGCCTCGAGGTCATCCGCCAGCTCGATCTTGCGCAACGGGTCCCAGTTTTCCACGCTTATAGCCAGCAAATTGGAAAGCATCTCCCTTAACCCGGGGTAAAGGCTTCCTCCGCCGCTAAGATAAATCTTTTCCACCGAGGTAACGCTGCGGCTTTCATAGTAATCAAAGGACGTGCGCACCTCCTGAGCCAGCTTTGCCAGGACCGGCTCGCCGATCGAGAGTATTTTATCGGCCTGGGCGTTATCCTTAGCGGTCTTCATCCCCTCCGCCTCTTTAAAACTTACGCTCAAGGTATCCGCTATCTTCTGGGTAAAATTATTTCCGCCGATATTTATGTCCCGGCTAAGCGACGGCATACCCGCCTCTAATATGTTGAGGTTACAGGTCACAGAACCGATATTCAAAAGCGCGATGGTCTTGCCGGCAACCGCCCCGTCATCGGAGTAGTTAAAATTAAAGGCATTGACAAGCGCCAGTGAATCTATATCTGCTATGGCGATGTCAAACCCGGCGTCCTTAAGGAGTTTCAGCCGCTGATTAAGGAAATCTTTTTTCACCGCGGCCAGAAGAACGCGCATCTTATTCTCCGGAAGGCTGTCTTGAAGGATATATCCGTCGATATTGACGTCGGCCAGGGGAAACGGGATATGCTTCTGGGCCTCGAATTTCAACGCCTGTTTCAATTCCGCGGCATTCATCTTCGGGAAATCCACATAGCGGATTATCGCTTGCTGGCCGGAGACCGATATATTCACCACCTTGACCCCGCAGGACTGGCAGACCTTTTTTAACGCATCCTCCGGTCCGATATTATTCTCCTCAAGGCCGTATGCGCACAACTGGACTTTAGCCCCGTCGGCCGAGAATTTAAGCTTGGCCATCTTCAGGGTAGAGACGCCCAGGTTCAAACCCACGGATAACTTATCCGCCTGAAAAACGTCCTTTAATTTAAGGATATCGGCGATATTCACTGTAATAAAGCCCCTCCAGGCAAAGTATGGATGTTGGTATCCGGCTCATCCCCGGAAACTGCCGGAGTGCTTTTCTTGGCAGGCTCAACCGTCTTTTTCACCGGCGTTACTTTGCGCGCATATCCAGCGGCAGCCCCGGAATTGGCGCTTTTGCGCTCATAGCGGGCGATAAAAATGTTGACCAAAAAAACCACCGCCATCAGAATGAAAGAGCCCAGCACCACTATCTCTATTTTTTTCTTATCCATATCAGCCTTCTTTCTGGCGCCATACGGTTTTCTTATACAAGGCGTCGGTTGGTTCTATAAAAGTAGTGAAGCTGGTCATATACGGAAAATAAGGCGGCGTGGTCCCGTTCTGCACGCGGGGGTCATAGACGAAATTCCGGCCGTAGCCGGAAAGCGCAGACCCTCCGGCGAATGTGCCGAACGGACCGTAATAATCGGTGATCACACCTCCCAACAAAATCGCCGTGCCCCTGGGAGAGCCGGACTGATAGTTATCCACGGTAAATATCCCGTGCTGGGCCATAATAATAGCGTGGATATTGACATTATCAGGCGCGGTAGTGCCGATGCTTACATTGCCTTCCCAGGAAATGATCCCCAGCATATTTTGATAGTCGTCGGCGTTCAGGGGGCTGGCGGTATAACTCTGGTAAGTGATATTATCCTTGATCACCACATTCCTGCGGCTGGCCACGGTCATCCGGGTAGCGCTCTGGACCACACCGGAAATCCCGGCGATATCGTCATCAACGTAAATAAGGATGCCTTCATCACCGGCGCCGTTGGGGATCCCGGGATAGGTGTTCGTGCCGTTGACCGGGTCGGCAAAGGTGGTCTGGTTATTGGCCAGGTCCACTGTTACCACGTAAGTATTTGAGTCGCGCACAATTGTATATTGCGGGTTATTGCCGGCGTCAACGCCAAGGGTGATCACCGGGTTATCGGAACTCGTCCCCAGGCTGCCGTTTACATATATGCCGCCGACGACATTATTGCTTGCGTCCAAAGGCACAAACACCCCGCTGCCCAGGTTTTGCCCGGCAGTCGCCTCATCTTCCAGGTCCTGCTGGTTAAGCGAAGATTCCAGATTGATAATGCTTTCCCCGCGATAAAAAGTTTCCCCCGCAGGCGTGGAGAACTGGGGCACGTCGATCTCCCCGTTGCAATAATCATCCAGATAAAGGATGTTGTGCCCGTCATTGTAAAAACGGGCGGTATTCTTATGCTGGGAGACTGCGTCGGTAAAAGAAGCCGACGGGTTGCTGGCGAAGCTAAAACGGTCATTGGTATGCACCGGGCCGCTGAAATTCGTATTGGATGTGAACCAAACCGTAGTACCGGTGCCGGTCGTATGATGGTTGGTGAACAAAGCGAACTTGGCGAAATTATCCCGGCGGACCACCAGGGTAAAATCATTGGGGGCCAGAACTACGGTCTTTTCCAGGGCAGGCGTATAACGGGTTATCCGGCCTTTTGACTCTATTTCATAGGTATAATAAAAATAAAATAGCTCGTTACTCAGATCCATCGAAGGCGCAGCCGCTGAGGTAATAGTGATCGTGGTCTGCTCGAAATCGCCATCCACGTCGGAATTAAGGATTACCGGGGTTATGGTCAAGGTAGCCTTATTCCCGGACACGGTAAATTGCGGCTCTCCCGAGGCATAAGCGTAATCCCGGATAAAGCCCAGAGAATTGGATGCATAAGCGTTCACAGTGGACGCGTTCTGGATGGCCTCAACTTTAAGGCGCAGATCAGTCCCTATTCTTTTACGCAGTTCAGCCATAGCCTGGTTAACCCCGGCCTCAGCCAGGTTCAGGGATTGTCCGGCTAATCTGTCGGTATCCGAGCTGCGTTTCTCCACGACTAAACTGCTCAAATAAACTCCGGCGAGCACGGAGACCACAGTCATCACCACCGCGGAGACCAAAAGCAATATCCCTTTTTTACCGCGCATTAAAACTCTCCTTCTTCCGGCTCGATCACTTCAGTATCGTTCGCCAGCGTTATATTCATATTGCGCAAAGCCACATCCGAAACAAGTTCGAACTCGTTATCTTCTTTGGTGACGACCTCAACCCTGACCACCGGGCAGGCCGCGTTAACCGCCGTGCAATTATAGGTCGAGCAATCCGGGCACGCCCCGCCGAAACGGATGGATTCGGTGGCGTTCGAAATAATCTCCTCCGGGTCGCTTCCGGACTTCCGGAGCAGTTTACGGACGTCGGTTGTGTCTATTTTGTACGTTATTTTTGTAAGGCCGGTTATGGTGCTGTCGGTCTCGTTATAAAAAACCGGCTGATAAAAATCTATCCGGGTATAATTCTCGGATATGGCCACCGGATATTCCGTGCCGCTTATATCCCAGTTCGGGTTGGACCGGCGCAGGTCGTTGACCACCCCGGAGATCACCCTGCGCGCCTCCTGCTGTTCGTTTAATTTATTCTGGCCCTTGCTCCAATACAGGTCCGCATTAGTCAACACCGCCAGCAAAGCCAGGAATAAAACCGAGAACAACGCCACGACCACCAGCACTTCGATCAGGGTAAACCCGCTGTTCTTTTCGGTCATTTTAATTCGTGAAATCGGTAAAAAGCGTCACTAATTCAGCCGGCGAATCCAGCCGGTCATTATCGTTCTGGTCTTCTGTGGAATCCAGCCCGCCGTTAAAATTCGCGTCCTCGCCGATCAACCTTTCGCGGGCGGTAAAAGAAAATATCAGCCTGGCCTCTTTCAGGTCCGGATACGAGGTGTTCGTTATCTCGATAACCCCCCGGGACCGGCTGGTATTGAACCCGCTTATATTGAACTGTGCCCCGTTAGCCGCCGTCAAGTTATCCCACCCGGCCGCCTTCAGCTTCTCCATCTCCATTTGCAGGCCGTTCGCCGCCAGGGTAAAGTCGCGCGACAAGTCGGTCAGGGTGAACAGATTTATATACGTGAGCAGCAGGCCCGACAGGCACATCGCCATTATTGTCGCCGCCAGTAATACCTCGATAAGCGTGAACCCGCTGTTAGCCGCGCGCTTGCGCATCTCACTCTCTCTTGTTGCATTCCTCCAGGGAGATCGTCCCTCCGGTGGTAATGATATAAGTGTTCCTGCCGGTCAAATTGCATCTCCAGGGTATGGCGGAATAAGTATAACCGCCGGGATCAAAACGGATAAAACTGTAATTATA
Above is a genomic segment from Candidatus Omnitrophota bacterium containing:
- a CDS encoding pilus assembly protein PilM translates to MNIADILKLKDVFQADKLSVGLNLGVSTLKMAKLKFSADGAKVQLCAYGLEENNIGPEDALKKVCQSCGVKVVNISVSGQQAIIRYVDFPKMNAAELKQALKFEAQKHIPFPLADVNIDGYILQDSLPENKMRVLLAAVKKDFLNQRLKLLKDAGFDIAIADIDSLALVNAFNFNYSDDGAVAGKTIALLNIGSVTCNLNILEAGMPSLSRDINIGGNNFTQKIADTLSVSFKEAEGMKTAKDNAQADKILSIGEPVLAKLAQEVRTSFDYYESRSVTSVEKIYLSGGGSLYPGLREMLSNLLAISVENWDPLRKIELADDLEADKVRPLAGQLAVAIGLALRR
- a CDS encoding DUF4900 domain-containing protein, yielding MRGKKGILLLVSAVVMTVVSVLAGVYLSSLVVEKRSSDTDRLAGQSLNLAEAGVNQAMAELRKRIGTDLRLKVEAIQNASTVNAYASNSLGFIRDYAYASGEPQFTVSGNKATLTITPVILNSDVDGDFEQTTITITSAAAPSMDLSNELFYFYYTYEIESKGRITRYTPALEKTVVLAPNDFTLVVRRDNFAKFALFTNHHTTGTGTTVWFTSNTNFSGPVHTNDRFSFASNPSASFTDAVSQHKNTARFYNDGHNILYLDDYCNGEIDVPQFSTPAGETFYRGESIINLESSLNQQDLEDEATAGQNLGSGVFVPLDASNNVVGGIYVNGSLGTSSDNPVITLGVDAGNNPQYTIVRDSNTYVVTVDLANNQTTFADPVNGTNTYPGIPNGAGDEGILIYVDDDIAGISGVVQSATRMTVASRRNVVIKDNITYQSYTASPLNADDYQNMLGIISWEGNVSIGTTAPDNVNIHAIIMAQHGIFTVDNYQSGSPRGTAILLGGVITDYYGPFGTFAGGSALSGYGRNFVYDPRVQNGTTPPYFPYMTSFTTFIEPTDALYKKTVWRQKEG
- a CDS encoding type II secretion system GspH family protein, which translates into the protein MTEKNSGFTLIEVLVVVALFSVLFLALLAVLTNADLYWSKGQNKLNEQQEARRVISGVVNDLRRSNPNWDISGTEYPVAISENYTRIDFYQPVFYNETDSTITGLTKITYKIDTTDVRKLLRKSGSDPEEIISNATESIRFGGACPDCSTYNCTAVNAACPVVRVEVVTKEDNEFELVSDVALRNMNITLANDTEVIEPEEGEF
- a CDS encoding prepilin-type N-terminal cleavage/methylation domain-containing protein, with translation MRKRAANSGFTLIEVLLAATIMAMCLSGLLLTYINLFTLTDLSRDFTLAANGLQMEMEKLKAAGWDNLTAANGAQFNISGFNTSRSRGVIEITNTSYPDLKEARLIFSFTARERLIGEDANFNGGLDSTEDQNDNDRLDSPAELVTLFTDFTN